The following proteins are co-located in the Lepisosteus oculatus isolate fLepOcu1 chromosome 9, fLepOcu1.hap2, whole genome shotgun sequence genome:
- the LOC107078326 gene encoding uncharacterized protein, translated as MQTIKDIKDCSAENPDDWEKLVHTGANTVVRRILVKEKECTCKEKCTGTSKGKQSVKPKRRGLHMTSKDIELSEHSSDSEAGDRQSWKAREGVIREELKVMNEEYCNRKFKELEERFALKLKILEEDVGAFKKQIEDASPPYTFTCAGHGASTITCLSMLEQLETDRVNDMIPAEESTSSLQSEDSTEKNEKTKSKTFTTSWHERLSFMKLCLKKESNMNGVKVSDSPNTAGRTSVADDEDNETLSCSSGGRGVVFKFKYPLVQKKKKAANCKKEETQTAEQPTSEDKKDKDEIPKTRDISASGKKGCCVPRCSLEL; from the exons ATGCAAACTATTAAGGATATAAAGGATTGTTCAGCCGAGAACCCGGACGACTGGGAAAAATTAGTGCATACAGGTGCAAATACGGTGGTTCGGCGTATT CTTGTGAAAGAAAAGGAGTGTACCTGTAAGGAGAAATGTACAGGGACATCTAAGGGCAAACAGAGT GTAAAGCCAAAAAGAAGAGGTCTGCACATGACCAGTAAAGACATTGAACTCTCAGAACACAGCAGTGACAGTGAGGCGGGTGATCGCCAGTCTTGGAAAGCGAGGGAAGGGGTCATTAGAGAAGAGCTGAAGGTGATGAATGAAGAATATTGCAATCGAAAATTTAAAGAGCTCGAGGAGCGTTTCGCTCTGAAGCTCAAGATCCTTGAAGAAGACGTTGGGGCTTTCAAG AAGCAGATTGAGGATGCGAGCCCTCCCTACACGTTCACGTGTGCTGGGCATGGTGCCTCAACAATCACATGTCTCTCCATGCTTGAGCAACTGGAGACTGACAGG GTGAATGATATGATCCCTGCCGAGGAAAGTACCAGCTCTCTCCAGTCTGAGGATAGTactgaaaagaatgaaaaaacaaagagcAAAACATTCACCACCAGCTGGCATGAAAGATTGAGCTTCATGAAGTTGTGCTTGAAGAAAGAGTCT aacATGAATGGGGTGAAAGTCAGTGATTCCCCTAACACTGCTGGGAGAACCAGCGTAGCAGACGATGAGGACAATGAAACACTCTCATGTTCTAGTGGAGGGAGAGGTGTTGTGTTCAAATTCAAGTATCCGCTagtgcagaagaaaaagaaagctgCAAACTGCAAAAAAGAGGAGACCCAAACTGCAGAGCAACCCACTTCTGAGGATAAGAAAGATAAAGATGAAATTCCAAAGACAAGGGATATATCGGCATCAGGAAAGAAAGGCTGCTGTGTACCTAGGTGTAGTTTGGAGCTATAA